The Neomonachus schauinslandi chromosome 4, ASM220157v2, whole genome shotgun sequence genome includes a region encoding these proteins:
- the LOC110578633 gene encoding ATP synthase subunit gamma, mitochondrial-like, protein MFSRAGVAGLSACAVQLQWIQVRNMATLKDITRRLKSIKNIQKITKSMKMVAAAKYARAERELKPARVYGIGSLALYEKADIKVPEDKKKHLLIGVSSDRGLCGAIHSSVAKQMKSEAAMLTAAGKEVLLVGIGDKIRGILHRTHSDQFLVSFKEVGRKPPTFGDASAIALELLNSGYEFDEGSIIFNQFRSVISYKTEEKPIFSLETVASAESMSIYDDIDADVLQNYQEYNLASIIYYSLKESTTSEQSARMTAMDNASKNASEMIDKLTLTFNRTRQAVITKELIEIISGAAALD, encoded by the coding sequence ATGTTCTCTCGGGCGGGCGTCGCTGGGCTCTCGGCCTGCGCCGTGCAGCTGCAATGGATCCAAGTTCGAAATATGGCAACTTTAAAAGATATTACCAGGCGACTAAAGTCAATCAAAAACATCCAGAAAATCACCAAGTCTATGAAAATGGTAGCGGCAGCAAAATATGCCCGAGCTGAGAGGGAGCTGAAACCAGCTCGAGTATATGGGATAGGATCTTTGGCTCTGTATGAAAAAGCTGATATTAAGGTGCCTGAAGACAAGAAGAAACACCTCCTTATTGGTGTGTCCTCAGATCGAGGGCTCTGTGGTGCTATTCATTCCTCGGTTGCTAAACAGATGAAAAGTGAGGCGGCCATGCTCACAGCAGCTGGGAAAGAAGTCTTGCTTGTTGGAATTGGTGATAAAATCAGGGGTATACTTCATAGGACTCACTCTGACCAGTTTCTGGTGTCCTTCAAAGAAGTGGGAAGAAAACCTCCTACTTTTGGGGATGCGTCCGCTATTGCCCTTGAACTGCTAAATTCCGGATATGAATTTGATGAAGGGTCTATCATCTTTAATCAGTTCAGGTCTGTCATCTCctacaagacagaagaaaagccCATCTTTTCCCTCGAAACTGTTGCAAGTGCTGAGAGCATGAGTATCTATGATGATATTGATGCTGACGTGCTGCAGAATTACCAAGAATACAATCTGGCCAGCATCATCTACTACTCTCTAAAGGAATCCACCACGAGTGAGCAAAGTGCCAGGATGACGGCCATGGACAACGCTAGCAAGAACGCTTCCGAGATGATTGACAAACTGACCTTGACGTTCAACCGCACCCGCCAGGCTGTCATCACGAAAGAGTTGATTGAAATCATCTCCGGTGCAGCAGCTCTGGATTAA